A single region of the Acidobacteriota bacterium genome encodes:
- a CDS encoding methylenetetrahydrofolate reductase translates to MKLINKLRSAISEGRPFYSFEYFPPKTETGIENLYARIERMGRLEPAFVDVTWGAGGSTAELTFELANTIENVLGLETMMHLTCTNMPRRRIAAVLDDCRARGIGNILALRGDPPRGRGAWSPIADGFSYASDLVRFIREEHGDHFGICVGGYPEGHPEAPSRERDLDHLAAKVETGADFVITQMFYEPELYFRFLEDCRERGIACPIVPGLAPINGYQSFQRITGFGASAPPEIVNEIEARRFHDASVREYGQDLLTDICRRLLDGGAPGLHFYTLNLERSVQVILDRLGIVPERVERVLPWRSATAVGRPKEDVRPIFWANRPKSYLARTLAWDEFPNGRWGDAGSPAFGDLGDHHLAFRPIKADVARERWGRELHSIDQVREVFAGFCRGDVDGIPWYDWPLDLESEPLRNALVRLNLAGLLTINSQPRVNGAPSDDPAVGWGGAGGRVYQKAYLEFFVAPEQVPSLLAALDGKPSVTYHAIDRSGTAHSNCDSVNAVTWGVFPGEEIRQPTIVDPRSFEVWKDEAFDLWLSSWAAVYDEDSESRRLLQSIHDTYFLINVVDNDYVDGDLLGNLLEAVADAHDRRRAEL, encoded by the coding sequence GTGAAGCTGATCAACAAGCTGCGCTCCGCGATCTCGGAAGGACGGCCGTTCTACTCCTTCGAGTACTTCCCGCCGAAGACGGAGACCGGGATCGAGAACCTCTACGCGCGCATCGAGCGCATGGGGCGGCTGGAGCCGGCGTTCGTCGACGTGACCTGGGGCGCCGGCGGCAGCACGGCGGAACTGACGTTCGAGTTGGCGAACACGATCGAGAACGTGCTCGGCCTCGAAACGATGATGCACCTGACCTGTACCAACATGCCCCGGCGCCGGATCGCGGCGGTGCTGGACGACTGCCGCGCCCGCGGCATCGGCAACATCCTCGCGCTGCGGGGGGATCCGCCCCGCGGCCGTGGCGCCTGGTCGCCGATCGCCGACGGCTTTTCGTACGCCTCGGACCTCGTGCGCTTCATCCGTGAAGAGCATGGAGATCACTTCGGGATCTGCGTCGGCGGCTACCCGGAAGGCCACCCGGAGGCTCCTAGCCGGGAGCGGGATCTCGACCATCTGGCCGCCAAGGTCGAGACCGGCGCCGATTTCGTGATCACGCAGATGTTCTACGAACCGGAGCTGTACTTCCGCTTCCTGGAGGATTGCCGGGAACGAGGAATCGCTTGTCCGATCGTTCCCGGACTGGCGCCCATCAACGGCTACCAGTCCTTTCAGCGCATCACTGGCTTTGGCGCCAGCGCGCCGCCCGAGATCGTCAACGAGATCGAGGCGCGCCGGTTCCACGACGCCTCGGTCCGCGAGTACGGCCAGGATCTGCTGACGGACATCTGCCGCCGCCTGCTGGACGGCGGTGCCCCCGGTCTTCACTTCTACACCTTGAACCTCGAACGATCGGTGCAGGTCATCCTGGACCGGCTCGGCATCGTGCCGGAGCGTGTCGAGCGGGTGCTGCCCTGGCGGAGCGCGACGGCCGTCGGGCGCCCCAAGGAGGACGTCCGTCCGATCTTCTGGGCCAACCGGCCGAAGAGCTACCTCGCCCGGACGTTAGCCTGGGACGAGTTTCCGAACGGGCGCTGGGGCGATGCCGGTTCACCCGCGTTCGGCGATCTCGGCGATCACCACCTCGCGTTTCGCCCGATCAAGGCCGATGTCGCCCGCGAGCGTTGGGGCCGCGAGCTGCACTCAATCGACCAGGTGCGCGAGGTGTTCGCGGGGTTCTGCCGCGGGGACGTCGACGGGATCCCCTGGTACGACTGGCCGCTGGACCTGGAGAGCGAACCGCTACGCAACGCCCTGGTGCGGCTGAACCTGGCTGGGCTGCTCACGATCAACTCGCAGCCGCGGGTGAACGGCGCTCCGTCCGACGATCCGGCCGTCGGCTGGGGCGGCGCAGGAGGCCGCGTGTACCAGAAGGCGTACCTGGAGTTCTTCGTGGCGCCGGAGCAGGTGCCGTCGCTTCTCGCGGCATTGGACGGCAAGCCGAGCGTGACGTATCACGCGATCGACCGGTCCGGCACGGCCCACAGCAACTGCGACTCGGTCAACGCGGTGACCTGGGGTGTGTTCCCGGGTGAGGAGATCCGCCAGCCGACGATCGTCGATCCGCGCTCGTTCGAGGTGTGGAAGGACGAAGCCTTCGACCTGTGGCTGTCCTCCTGGGCGGCGGTGTACGACGAAGACAGCGAATCACGCCGCCTGCTCCAGAGCATCCACGATACGTACTTCCTGATCAACGTGGTCGACAACGACTACGTCGACGGCGACCTGCTCGGCAACCTGCTCGAAGCAGTCGCCGACGCGCACGACCGCCGCCGCGCCGAACTCTGA
- a CDS encoding alpha/beta hydrolase: protein MTRRTRTPRSTVMAAAIATAALLFTASALAQSGNSVTVDIMSKYRVAPNITYLTADGYESKLDVMTPRSQGPVPTLIYIHGGGWVGGTKESSVLRALPYLEMGWAVVNVEYRLGRNALAPGAVEDCRCALRWVYENAEDYNIDTSRLVVTGASAGGHLSLTTGMLPASAGLDRLCPGRDANRPGWAAADEYEMPVAAIVNWFGITDVGDLLEGVNAKSYAVAWMGSRSDRMELAKRVSPMTYARSGLPPILTIHGDVDNIVPYQHALDLHAKLDEAGVVNKIHTVPGKGHGNFSPDEQQEIFRVIRAFLAEHVTGGGGASTGAE, encoded by the coding sequence GTGACTCGACGCACCCGAACTCCACGCAGCACCGTGATGGCCGCCGCCATCGCAACCGCCGCACTGCTCTTCACCGCTTCCGCCCTCGCCCAGAGCGGCAACTCCGTGACCGTCGACATCATGAGCAAGTACCGGGTGGCGCCGAACATCACGTACCTGACGGCTGACGGCTACGAGTCCAAGCTCGACGTGATGACCCCACGCAGCCAAGGCCCGGTGCCCACCCTGATCTACATCCACGGCGGCGGCTGGGTCGGCGGCACGAAGGAGTCCAGCGTGCTGCGGGCACTCCCGTACCTCGAGATGGGCTGGGCGGTGGTCAACGTCGAGTACCGCCTGGGCCGCAACGCGCTCGCGCCCGGCGCCGTCGAGGACTGCCGCTGCGCGCTGCGCTGGGTGTACGAGAACGCGGAGGACTACAACATCGACACCTCCCGCCTGGTCGTCACCGGTGCCTCGGCGGGCGGTCACCTGTCACTGACCACGGGCATGCTGCCGGCCTCCGCCGGCCTCGACCGGCTCTGCCCGGGCCGCGACGCGAACCGTCCGGGCTGGGCAGCCGCCGACGAGTACGAGATGCCGGTCGCCGCCATCGTCAACTGGTTCGGGATCACCGATGTCGGCGACCTGCTCGAGGGCGTGAACGCGAAGAGCTACGCGGTCGCCTGGATGGGCTCGCGGTCCGACCGCATGGAACTCGCCAAGCGAGTGTCTCCCATGACCTACGCCCGTTCCGGCCTGCCGCCGATCCTGACGATTCACGGCGACGTGGACAACATCGTCCCCTACCAGCACGCCCTCGACCTGCACGCCAAGCTCGATGAGGCCGGTGTGGTGAACAAGATCCACACCGTGCCGGGCAAGGGACATGGCAACTTCAGCCCCGACGAGCAGCAGGAGATCTTCCGGGTCATCCGCGCCTTCCTCGCCGAGCATGTGACAGGTGGAGGCGGCGCGAGCACCGGCGCCGAGTGA
- a CDS encoding CoA transferase has product MTDSAREGLAIEGPFSGFRVIELAQGVAGPYCGKLLADLGADVIKVEPPAGDRSRRVKGADPAKTPDPEGSPLFLYCNTSKRGIVLDLDDGRDRKTFVEMLGDAAVLITDREPPVQAPDDLIVAAVTPYGLEGPRAAAPAGELTLAHGGGLVNQMPARSRDIDRAPVTLGGQQAGYHGGLVTALAVAALLYERRRGAAGGRVDVSIQDVMVSLVAPLLASARYHETTWSRVPDRPPAMGRLETSDGYVILNAFDDHHFALFRELMGSPSWCEGDEWLDMAYRSHHMMEIAPHVDAWALDQKRDDLYHRAAQLGIPVGPIHDAADVMAYPQYEARDYFTAVDHPRTGTKRYAGWPYRMGASKPRVSRAAPLLGQHTAEIRSELNGGGSAGAGTSITSSVADVATAPAPPSLPLEGIRVAEFAWVWAGPYAGVLLSALGADVIKVEGPRRLDLTRRSVVWPRSDEAPRKIGPDAGMAFNTMNLNKRSLTLDLSQREGRELALRLAAECDVVYDNMRPGAMVKLGLDYENLSRANPELIVASSSGRGHGGPETEYLGYAMVHQGVAGGAYISGYPDDHPTHSGGDVDLMNAITLAFSIVAALHHRQQTGEGQFIDYSQCEGVSSILGEVLLEYEMTGRIPERNGNAHRSSAPHSVYRCWGIDRWLAIEVHSDDEFGRLAGTMGQPELAEDDRFATGAARKRNEAELDEVVGAWTRERDRDWMARELCAAGVAAAPSRDARDLYADSHLRARGSFVTVEHPEWGNLELVGSPFRIEGRDLTPRRAPLLGEHTDAILGDLLGLSNDELADYRARGVVG; this is encoded by the coding sequence ATGACGGATTCAGCGCGGGAGGGACTTGCGATAGAGGGACCGTTCAGCGGCTTCCGTGTGATCGAACTCGCCCAGGGCGTCGCGGGACCCTACTGCGGCAAGCTGCTGGCCGACCTCGGCGCCGACGTGATCAAGGTCGAACCGCCGGCCGGCGATCGAAGCCGCCGGGTGAAGGGCGCGGACCCCGCGAAGACCCCCGACCCGGAAGGCTCGCCGCTGTTCCTCTACTGCAACACGAGCAAGCGCGGCATCGTCCTCGACCTGGACGACGGCCGCGACCGAAAGACATTCGTCGAAATGCTCGGTGACGCCGCCGTCCTGATCACCGACCGCGAGCCGCCGGTACAGGCACCGGACGATTTGATCGTCGCCGCGGTCACACCGTACGGCCTCGAGGGCCCCAGGGCCGCCGCGCCCGCCGGGGAGTTGACGCTCGCCCACGGCGGCGGTCTCGTCAATCAGATGCCCGCCCGGTCACGCGACATCGACCGCGCCCCGGTGACCCTGGGCGGACAGCAGGCCGGTTACCACGGCGGCCTGGTGACGGCGCTCGCGGTCGCGGCGCTGCTCTACGAGCGCCGCCGCGGCGCCGCCGGCGGCCGGGTCGACGTGTCGATCCAGGACGTGATGGTCAGCCTGGTCGCGCCGCTTCTCGCCAGCGCGCGCTACCACGAGACGACATGGTCGCGGGTACCGGACCGCCCGCCCGCGATGGGTCGTCTCGAGACCAGCGACGGTTACGTGATCCTCAACGCCTTCGACGACCACCACTTCGCGCTCTTCCGCGAACTGATGGGCTCTCCCTCCTGGTGCGAGGGGGACGAGTGGCTGGACATGGCCTACCGCAGCCACCACATGATGGAGATCGCACCCCACGTCGATGCCTGGGCGCTCGATCAGAAACGCGACGATCTCTACCACCGCGCCGCGCAGCTCGGCATTCCGGTCGGTCCGATCCACGACGCCGCGGACGTCATGGCCTACCCGCAGTACGAGGCGCGCGACTACTTCACCGCCGTCGACCACCCCCGCACCGGAACCAAACGCTACGCCGGCTGGCCGTACCGGATGGGAGCCTCGAAGCCGCGGGTCTCCCGTGCGGCACCGCTCCTGGGTCAGCACACGGCGGAGATCCGGAGCGAACTGAACGGCGGAGGCTCCGCCGGGGCCGGAACGTCGATCACCTCGTCGGTTGCCGATGTGGCGACCGCCCCGGCGCCTCCTTCCCTGCCGCTCGAGGGCATCCGCGTCGCCGAGTTCGCCTGGGTCTGGGCCGGGCCCTACGCCGGCGTCCTGCTCTCGGCGCTGGGAGCCGACGTGATCAAGGTCGAGGGGCCCAGACGTCTCGATCTGACCCGCCGCTCCGTCGTCTGGCCGCGATCGGACGAAGCGCCGCGGAAGATCGGCCCGGACGCCGGCATGGCGTTCAACACGATGAACCTGAACAAGCGTTCGCTGACGCTCGACCTCTCCCAGCGCGAAGGCCGCGAACTCGCCCTCCGCCTCGCCGCCGAGTGCGACGTGGTCTACGACAACATGCGGCCCGGCGCGATGGTCAAGCTCGGCCTCGACTACGAGAACCTCAGCCGGGCGAACCCCGAGCTGATCGTCGCTTCCTCGTCCGGCCGCGGCCACGGCGGCCCGGAAACCGAGTACCTGGGCTACGCGATGGTCCATCAGGGCGTCGCCGGCGGCGCGTACATCTCCGGCTACCCGGACGACCATCCGACCCACAGCGGCGGCGATGTCGACCTGATGAACGCGATCACGCTCGCGTTCTCGATCGTCGCGGCGCTGCATCACCGCCAACAGACCGGCGAGGGCCAGTTCATCGACTACTCCCAGTGCGAGGGCGTCAGCTCCATTCTCGGTGAGGTGCTCCTGGAGTACGAGATGACCGGCAGGATTCCCGAGCGCAACGGCAACGCGCACCGGAGTTCCGCCCCGCACAGTGTCTACCGCTGCTGGGGCATCGATCGCTGGCTCGCGATCGAGGTGCACAGCGACGACGAGTTCGGCCGCCTGGCGGGGACGATGGGCCAACCGGAGCTAGCCGAGGACGATCGCTTCGCCACCGGCGCGGCCAGGAAGCGGAACGAAGCCGAACTCGACGAGGTCGTCGGCGCCTGGACCCGGGAACGGGACCGCGACTGGATGGCCCGGGAACTCTGCGCCGCCGGCGTCGCCGCCGCGCCCTCGCGCGACGCCCGGGACCTCTACGCCGACTCGCACTTACGCGCCCGCGGCTCCTTCGTCACCGTCGAGCACCCGGAATGGGGCAACCTGGAACTCGTCGGGTCCCCGTTCCGCATCGAGGGCCGCGATCTCACACCGCGCCGCGCACCGCTCCTCGGCGAGCACACCGACGCGATCCTCGGCGACCTGCTCGGCTTGTCGAACGACGAGCTTGCCGACTACCGGGCACGCGGTGTCGTCGGCTGA
- a CDS encoding amidase has translation MTHDPASGAPDLCTRTAVDLAAFLASGEVSAVEVLEAHLGWIDRRNPELNAICTLDRDHALEQARAADDLRHRDPEAAAAKPLLGLPTAVKDLVPTKGIRTTFGSPIFADNVPDFDALIVERIRDAGAVVIGKTNTPEFGAGSQTFNPVFGKTRNPWDPSRTCGGSSGGAAAALASGMLPIADGSDLGGSLRNPASFCGGVGFRPTPGRVPRVPPEQGWDDLAVLGPMGRNVADAALLFAVIAGPDPRDPISLTHPSEPWYPVEPADLRGLRLAWTDNLGRYPVEREVVEVCEAALPVFRNLGAEVEKAAPDLSGAGHIFRTLRANLFADKLGPLFPGHRAQMKDTVIEEIERGLALSGPDIASAQAERTRLHCRVVSFFERYDALILPTVQVLPFDVDQPYPTEIKGQTMSSYTDWMASCYSITVTGCPAISVPCGVGPSGLPVGLQVVTPRGSDRTTLAIAAAFETARAANTVP, from the coding sequence GTGACGCATGACCCCGCATCCGGGGCCCCCGACCTGTGCACCCGCACCGCCGTTGACCTCGCCGCGTTTCTGGCAAGCGGCGAGGTTTCGGCGGTGGAGGTTCTGGAAGCACACCTCGGCTGGATCGACCGCCGCAACCCCGAGCTCAACGCGATCTGCACCCTCGACCGCGACCACGCGCTTGAGCAGGCGCGGGCCGCCGACGATCTGCGCCACCGTGATCCGGAAGCCGCCGCCGCAAAGCCCCTGCTCGGCCTGCCGACCGCTGTCAAGGACCTGGTGCCGACGAAGGGGATCCGCACCACCTTCGGCTCGCCGATCTTCGCGGACAACGTCCCCGACTTCGACGCCCTGATCGTCGAGCGGATCCGCGATGCCGGCGCCGTCGTCATCGGCAAGACGAACACGCCCGAGTTCGGCGCCGGCTCGCAGACCTTCAACCCCGTGTTCGGCAAGACGAGGAATCCCTGGGACCCCAGCCGGACCTGCGGCGGTTCGAGCGGCGGCGCGGCCGCCGCGCTCGCCAGCGGCATGCTGCCCATCGCCGACGGCAGCGACCTCGGCGGTTCGCTCCGCAACCCGGCCAGCTTCTGCGGCGGCGTCGGCTTCCGGCCGACGCCGGGCCGCGTGCCGCGGGTGCCTCCAGAGCAGGGCTGGGACGACCTTGCCGTGCTTGGACCGATGGGGCGTAACGTCGCCGACGCGGCGCTCCTGTTCGCCGTGATCGCCGGGCCCGATCCGAGGGATCCCATCTCCCTCACGCACCCATCCGAGCCCTGGTATCCGGTCGAACCTGCTGACCTTCGCGGGCTTCGCCTCGCCTGGACCGACAACCTCGGCCGCTACCCGGTCGAACGCGAGGTCGTCGAAGTCTGCGAGGCGGCCCTGCCGGTGTTCCGGAACCTGGGCGCCGAGGTCGAGAAAGCCGCGCCCGATCTCTCCGGCGCGGGCCACATCTTCCGCACCCTGCGCGCCAACCTGTTCGCCGACAAGCTGGGGCCGCTGTTCCCCGGGCACCGCGCCCAGATGAAGGACACGGTGATCGAGGAGATCGAACGCGGCCTGGCGCTCTCCGGGCCGGACATCGCGTCAGCCCAGGCCGAACGCACCCGCCTCCACTGCCGGGTTGTCTCCTTCTTCGAACGCTATGACGCGCTCATCCTGCCAACGGTCCAGGTCCTCCCCTTCGACGTCGACCAGCCCTACCCGACCGAGATCAAAGGGCAGACCATGTCGAGCTACACCGACTGGATGGCCTCCTGTTACTCGATCACCGTCACCGGCTGCCCGGCGATCTCCGTGCCCTGCGGAGTCGGCCCCTCGGGCCTGCCGGTGGGCCTTCAGGTCGTCACTCCCCGCGGCAGTGATCGCACGACGCTCGCGATCGCGGCCGCGTTCGAGACCGCGAGGGCGGCCAACACCGTCCCCTAG
- a CDS encoding flap endonuclease: protein MYVHLIDGTYELFRHHFGAPSYRNDEGVEVGAVRGVVFSVLGMFRDGATHVAVATDHVIESFRNDLWPGYKTGEGIDPELLAQFPLLEEALDALGVTVWPMVEHEADDGMASGAAMAAADERVVEVRICTPDKDLAQCVDSGRGGRVVQVDRRRGLRWDADGIREKFGVEPESIPDYLALVGDSADGFPGLRGWGAKSAATVLAHYVHLEEIPNEPWKWAVKVRGRDRLAATLREEREAAELFRELATLVRDAPVSGSVDELRWRGAGPGLAAMEERLRAPGLVRQAERVASESA, encoded by the coding sequence ATGTATGTCCACCTGATCGACGGCACCTACGAGCTCTTCCGCCATCACTTCGGAGCCCCGAGCTACCGGAACGACGAAGGGGTCGAGGTCGGCGCGGTGCGCGGGGTCGTGTTCTCGGTGCTCGGCATGTTTCGCGACGGCGCGACCCACGTCGCCGTGGCGACGGACCACGTGATCGAGTCGTTTCGCAACGACCTCTGGCCCGGCTACAAGACCGGCGAGGGGATCGACCCGGAGCTTCTGGCCCAGTTCCCGTTGCTCGAGGAGGCGCTGGACGCGCTCGGGGTGACCGTCTGGCCAATGGTGGAGCACGAAGCGGACGACGGAATGGCCAGCGGCGCCGCGATGGCTGCCGCCGACGAACGGGTGGTCGAGGTCCGCATCTGCACGCCCGACAAGGACCTGGCGCAGTGCGTCGACTCCGGCCGTGGCGGCCGGGTCGTACAGGTCGACCGTCGCCGCGGCCTGCGCTGGGACGCCGACGGCATCCGGGAGAAGTTCGGTGTGGAGCCGGAGTCGATCCCGGACTACCTCGCCCTGGTCGGGGACAGCGCCGACGGTTTTCCGGGACTGCGAGGCTGGGGCGCCAAGTCGGCTGCGACCGTGCTGGCGCACTATGTCCACCTGGAGGAGATACCGAACGAGCCGTGGAAGTGGGCCGTCAAGGTGCGGGGACGGGACCGTCTGGCCGCGACGCTGCGCGAGGAGCGGGAAGCGGCGGAACTCTTCCGCGAGCTTGCCACCCTGGTGCGCGACGCGCCGGTCAGCGGGTCGGTGGATGAACTCCGATGGCGGGGCGCCGGTCCGGGATTGGCGGCGATGGAGGAGCGGCTCCGGGCTCCCGGTCTCGTGCGGCAGGCGGAGCGGGTGGCCAGCGAGTCGGCGTAG
- a CDS encoding serine hydrolase, producing MAATSPLLVLAFAVSAAVPATAANLPGDPLTGSGDVARTLLPPAQLQAGELPSPVDNAAFALPENAAPPRHEMRGTLQLFGGGPSSWTVHHDFHSRAHEPPVVAALRRVPRLDLVLTQSGSHLIPANRALRFTGDAYWNAIVGAGRIWSERGDGGSSRASLPITLVERNQNCAYHGVVTFLFDGSGTSPAAFQVTQETCKYFKFDLWGAGPSRYTAGEATQSDAVAAAYAAELRARIPVRPIDEIRNDHPRSQVYPQSFGAGMDREHLTAYGVAFGGVHYAGPVRTRHGDYPYPDQIRLPSYSTAKTAFAAVSLMRLAQLHGEEVAQLLLRNYLPKPPKDAWQDVTFEHALDMATGHYWDPADQEDEKDTTTELNFFVVENQNRRLRGALAYTRKEPPGRRWVYHTTDTYLLTYAMTEYLGRLVGATKKEPADLLAFIADEVYRPLGLSAGALQAVRTDNRADGRPFGGYGMFWTPDDILKIANLLNANRGRIGDRQLLHPDLLAAAMQENPNDRGLDAVHQTKPNKYNNSVWSRQIQVPDGGTGTKEIWVRQMLGYGGIGVLMLPNGAVFYYFGDDDDHEWLRSAREAYKLR from the coding sequence ATGGCCGCTACCTCTCCCCTGCTCGTGCTCGCCTTCGCGGTGAGCGCGGCGGTGCCGGCGACGGCCGCGAACCTGCCCGGCGACCCTCTGACCGGTTCCGGTGACGTGGCGCGGACCCTGCTGCCGCCGGCGCAACTGCAGGCAGGCGAACTCCCGTCGCCGGTCGACAACGCGGCCTTCGCGCTGCCGGAGAACGCAGCGCCTCCACGCCACGAGATGCGGGGGACGTTGCAGTTGTTCGGCGGCGGCCCGTCTTCGTGGACCGTCCACCATGACTTCCACTCACGAGCCCACGAGCCGCCGGTCGTCGCCGCCCTGCGCCGTGTTCCGCGGCTCGACCTCGTCCTCACGCAGAGCGGCTCCCACCTGATCCCGGCGAACCGTGCCCTCCGCTTTACCGGTGACGCCTACTGGAACGCGATCGTCGGCGCGGGACGCATCTGGAGCGAGCGCGGAGACGGCGGCAGCAGCCGGGCGTCGCTGCCGATCACTCTGGTCGAGCGCAACCAGAACTGCGCGTACCACGGCGTCGTGACCTTTCTCTTCGACGGCAGCGGAACCTCGCCCGCCGCCTTCCAGGTGACCCAGGAGACCTGCAAGTACTTCAAGTTCGATCTGTGGGGCGCCGGCCCCTCACGCTACACGGCCGGCGAAGCGACGCAATCCGACGCGGTCGCCGCCGCCTATGCGGCGGAACTCAGGGCCCGGATACCCGTGCGACCGATCGACGAGATCCGAAACGACCACCCACGCTCCCAGGTCTACCCGCAGTCGTTCGGCGCCGGCATGGACCGCGAGCACCTGACCGCCTACGGCGTCGCCTTCGGGGGTGTCCACTACGCGGGGCCCGTCCGCACGCGCCATGGCGACTACCCCTACCCGGATCAGATCCGCCTGCCCTCCTACTCGACCGCGAAGACCGCCTTCGCCGCGGTGTCCCTGATGCGGCTCGCACAGCTCCACGGTGAGGAGGTGGCGCAGTTGCTCCTCCGGAACTACCTGCCGAAACCGCCGAAGGACGCCTGGCAGGACGTGACCTTCGAGCACGCCCTGGACATGGCCACTGGCCACTACTGGGATCCCGCCGACCAGGAGGACGAGAAGGACACGACGACCGAACTGAACTTCTTCGTCGTGGAGAACCAGAACCGCAGACTCCGAGGGGCCCTGGCCTACACCAGAAAGGAGCCGCCCGGCCGGCGCTGGGTGTACCACACGACGGACACGTACCTGCTCACGTACGCGATGACCGAGTACCTCGGCCGTCTGGTCGGCGCCACGAAGAAAGAGCCCGCCGACCTGCTGGCCTTCATCGCCGACGAGGTCTATCGGCCCCTGGGGCTGTCGGCGGGCGCGCTTCAGGCCGTGCGCACCGACAATCGGGCCGACGGCCGGCCCTTCGGCGGCTACGGCATGTTCTGGACGCCGGACGACATCCTCAAGATCGCCAACCTGCTGAACGCGAATCGCGGCCGGATCGGTGACCGGCAGTTGCTTCATCCCGACCTGCTGGCCGCGGCCATGCAGGAGAACCCCAACGACCGCGGTCTAGACGCCGTCCACCAGACCAAGCCGAACAAGTACAACAACTCCGTCTGGTCCCGGCAGATCCAGGTCCCGGACGGGGGCACCGGCACGAAGGAGATCTGGGTGCGCCAGATGCTCGGCTACGGCGGCATCGGCGTCCTGATGCTCCCCAACGGGGCGGTCTTCTACTACTTCGGAGACGATGACGACCACGAGTGGCTGCGCTCGGCACGGGAGGCGTACAAGCTGAGATGA
- a CDS encoding glucose 1-dehydrogenase, whose product MPILDFSLTDQIALVTGASRGIGEAIARGFAEQGATVILASRKQEGLDQVAESIEADGGKAVPIACHAGNVEQIASLFERIESEFGRLDILVNNAATNPYFGPAIEMPEWAFDKTLEVNLKGYFVHIQQAARLMKKQGSGNVISVASIAGLRPGPNELTYALTKAAVLNMTRGWAKELGRYGIRVNAIAPGVVETFFASVLVDTEEKRQAIASRTPVGRHAQPNEIAGAAVFLASKMGSYVTGATIVMDGGSSA is encoded by the coding sequence ATGCCCATCCTCGACTTCAGCCTCACCGACCAGATCGCACTCGTCACCGGCGCCTCGCGCGGCATCGGGGAGGCGATCGCCCGCGGCTTCGCCGAGCAGGGCGCGACCGTGATCCTCGCGTCGCGGAAACAGGAAGGGCTCGACCAGGTCGCCGAGTCGATCGAGGCCGACGGCGGGAAGGCGGTGCCGATCGCCTGCCACGCGGGCAACGTGGAGCAGATAGCGAGTCTGTTCGAACGCATCGAGAGTGAGTTCGGCCGGCTCGACATCCTCGTCAACAACGCGGCGACGAATCCCTACTTCGGGCCGGCAATCGAGATGCCGGAGTGGGCCTTCGACAAGACCCTGGAAGTGAATCTGAAAGGCTACTTCGTCCACATTCAGCAGGCGGCTCGGCTGATGAAGAAGCAGGGTTCGGGCAACGTGATCAGCGTCGCCTCGATCGCCGGCCTGCGCCCCGGTCCGAACGAGCTGACCTACGCGCTGACCAAGGCGGCGGTGCTCAACATGACCCGCGGCTGGGCCAAGGAGCTCGGTCGGTACGGCATCCGGGTCAACGCGATCGCGCCTGGAGTGGTCGAGACGTTCTTTGCCAGTGTCCTCGTCGACACGGAGGAGAAGCGGCAGGCGATCGCCAGTCGCACCCCGGTGGGCCGCCACGCCCAGCCGAACGAGATCGCCGGCGCCGCCGTGTTCCTCGCCTCGAAGATGGGCAGCTACGTGACCGGCGCGACGATCGTCATGGACGGCGGCTCCTCGGCCTGA